The stretch of DNA ATGCAACATTAAACTATAATTTAATAAAAGATAGATTAAATATTTTTGGTTCGGTAACCAATATATTCAATGAAGATTATGTAGAATCTATAGGTTACAATACTAGAGGTAGAAACTTTAAATTAGGATTAAACTTTAAGTTTTAGTAATTTTTAATTTTAATTAACTTTATGAGGTTTTAGATATTTTTCTAAAACCTCATTTTTTTTGTAACAAAAGAATATTTCATTCGTCTCAACTATAACAAGCTAATCTAAATGAAACAACAAGAGTTCATACAATTAATTTCGCCGTTTAAAGATAAACTTTTCCGATTGGCAAAAAGAATGCTAATTAGTACAGAGGAAGCGGAAGATGCAACTCAAGAAGTTTTAGTAAGGCTGTGGAATAGAAACGATAATTTAAAGTCATACAATAGTGTAGAAGCATTAGCAGTAACTATGACAAAAAATTATTGTTTAGATCAATTAAAATCGAAAAGGGCATCAAATTTGCAAATAGTTCATAATAACTATAAAGATGTTCGAGACGATGTAGAAGTAACTATT from Flavobacterium haoranii encodes:
- a CDS encoding RNA polymerase sigma factor, producing the protein MKQQEFIQLISPFKDKLFRLAKRMLISTEEAEDATQEVLVRLWNRNDNLKSYNSVEALAVTMTKNYCLDQLKSKRASNLQIVHNNYKDVRDDVEVTIENRDSWSWVEKIINDLPEQQRIIIQMRDVEEYEFEEIAKALDMQETAVRVALSRARKTIREQLTAKHNYGIKTN